One stretch of Molothrus aeneus isolate 106 chromosome 2, BPBGC_Maene_1.0, whole genome shotgun sequence DNA includes these proteins:
- the FAM3B gene encoding protein FAM3B isoform X2 → MILVGFFKLGIFCDSVIFSLCSAVLHVLPHLHPDCPSSWLLSATSSAWHLVLRLFGFLLTSSAAWYLGYFVAAHVPQNTVSIAALQEIGKKPVLRAPAPRRQKCDLWAPCPPGNFAYRILSGGGKQRRPKICFEDEEFINEENYKAGSGIIIATVNYKTGKLMLINFFEMWARDHSREMMDFIRKAPEGTLLLMATQDDGSTRLKDDAKKLVEELGSKEIKNIKFRSSWVFIAAKGFTLPDNIQKEKINHSDQTKNRYKGWPAEIQIEGCIPRNLI, encoded by the exons atgatccttgtgggtttCTTTAAGCTcgggatattctgtgattctgtcatcTTTTCCTTATGCTCTGCTGTTTTACATGTCCTGCCACACCTCCATCCTGACTGTCCTTCCTCCTGGCTTCTCTCTGCCACCTCCTCTGCCTGGCACC TTGTTCTGAGATTATTTGGATTCCTGTTGACATCCTCGGCCGCTTGGTATTTGGGATACTTTGTTGCTGCTCATGTACCCCAAAATACAGTATCTATTGCTGCACTTCAAGAGATTGGAAAGAAACCAGTGTTGAGGG ccccagcccccagaAGGCAGAAGTGTGACCTCTGGgccccctgccctcctgggaACTTCGCCTATCGCATCCTCAGTGGTGGTGGCAAACAGAGGAGGCCTAAAATTTGTTTTGAGGATGAGGA GTTTATAAATGAAGAGAATTACAAAGCTGGAAGTGGCATAATCATTGCCACTGTGAATT ataAAACAGGAAAACTCATGCTGAtaaatttttttgaaatgtgGGCAAGAG ACCACTCAAGGGAGATGATGGATTTCATCAGGAAAGCACCAGAAGGGACCCTCCTTCTGATGGCCACTCAGGATGATGGCAGCACAAG GTTGAAAGATGACGCCAAAAAATTAGTAGAAGAACTGGgaagtaaagaaataaagaatattaAGTTCAGATCAAGCTGGGTTTTTATAGCAGCCAAAGGCTTCACGCTGCCAGATAATATCCAAAAAGAAAAG ATAAACCACTCTGACCAGACAAAGAACAGATACAAAGGCTGGCCAGCTGAAATCCAAATAGAGGGCTGTATCCCAAGAAACCTGATCTGA
- the FAM3B gene encoding protein FAM3B isoform X1: MILVGFFKLGIFCDSVIFSLCSAVLHVLPHLHPDCPSSWLLSATSSAWHREYFVLRLFGFLLTSSAAWYLGYFVAAHVPQNTVSIAALQEIGKKPVLRAPAPRRQKCDLWAPCPPGNFAYRILSGGGKQRRPKICFEDEEFINEENYKAGSGIIIATVNYKTGKLMLINFFEMWARDHSREMMDFIRKAPEGTLLLMATQDDGSTRLKDDAKKLVEELGSKEIKNIKFRSSWVFIAAKGFTLPDNIQKEKINHSDQTKNRYKGWPAEIQIEGCIPRNLI, translated from the exons atgatccttgtgggtttCTTTAAGCTcgggatattctgtgattctgtcatcTTTTCCTTATGCTCTGCTGTTTTACATGTCCTGCCACACCTCCATCCTGACTGTCCTTCCTCCTGGCTTCTCTCTGCCACCTCCTCTGCCTGGCACCGTGAGTATT TTGTTCTGAGATTATTTGGATTCCTGTTGACATCCTCGGCCGCTTGGTATTTGGGATACTTTGTTGCTGCTCATGTACCCCAAAATACAGTATCTATTGCTGCACTTCAAGAGATTGGAAAGAAACCAGTGTTGAGGG ccccagcccccagaAGGCAGAAGTGTGACCTCTGGgccccctgccctcctgggaACTTCGCCTATCGCATCCTCAGTGGTGGTGGCAAACAGAGGAGGCCTAAAATTTGTTTTGAGGATGAGGA GTTTATAAATGAAGAGAATTACAAAGCTGGAAGTGGCATAATCATTGCCACTGTGAATT ataAAACAGGAAAACTCATGCTGAtaaatttttttgaaatgtgGGCAAGAG ACCACTCAAGGGAGATGATGGATTTCATCAGGAAAGCACCAGAAGGGACCCTCCTTCTGATGGCCACTCAGGATGATGGCAGCACAAG GTTGAAAGATGACGCCAAAAAATTAGTAGAAGAACTGGgaagtaaagaaataaagaatattaAGTTCAGATCAAGCTGGGTTTTTATAGCAGCCAAAGGCTTCACGCTGCCAGATAATATCCAAAAAGAAAAG ATAAACCACTCTGACCAGACAAAGAACAGATACAAAGGCTGGCCAGCTGAAATCCAAATAGAGGGCTGTATCCCAAGAAACCTGATCTGA
- the FAM3B gene encoding protein FAM3B isoform X3 yields the protein MKLTRHFVLRLFGFLLTSSAAWYLGYFVAAHVPQNTVSIAALQEIGKKPVLRAPAPRRQKCDLWAPCPPGNFAYRILSGGGKQRRPKICFEDEEFINEENYKAGSGIIIATVNYKTGKLMLINFFEMWARDHSREMMDFIRKAPEGTLLLMATQDDGSTRLKDDAKKLVEELGSKEIKNIKFRSSWVFIAAKGFTLPDNIQKEKINHSDQTKNRYKGWPAEIQIEGCIPRNLI from the exons aTGAAGCTGACCCGGCACT TTGTTCTGAGATTATTTGGATTCCTGTTGACATCCTCGGCCGCTTGGTATTTGGGATACTTTGTTGCTGCTCATGTACCCCAAAATACAGTATCTATTGCTGCACTTCAAGAGATTGGAAAGAAACCAGTGTTGAGGG ccccagcccccagaAGGCAGAAGTGTGACCTCTGGgccccctgccctcctgggaACTTCGCCTATCGCATCCTCAGTGGTGGTGGCAAACAGAGGAGGCCTAAAATTTGTTTTGAGGATGAGGA GTTTATAAATGAAGAGAATTACAAAGCTGGAAGTGGCATAATCATTGCCACTGTGAATT ataAAACAGGAAAACTCATGCTGAtaaatttttttgaaatgtgGGCAAGAG ACCACTCAAGGGAGATGATGGATTTCATCAGGAAAGCACCAGAAGGGACCCTCCTTCTGATGGCCACTCAGGATGATGGCAGCACAAG GTTGAAAGATGACGCCAAAAAATTAGTAGAAGAACTGGgaagtaaagaaataaagaatattaAGTTCAGATCAAGCTGGGTTTTTATAGCAGCCAAAGGCTTCACGCTGCCAGATAATATCCAAAAAGAAAAG ATAAACCACTCTGACCAGACAAAGAACAGATACAAAGGCTGGCCAGCTGAAATCCAAATAGAGGGCTGTATCCCAAGAAACCTGATCTGA